Proteins from a single region of Rana temporaria chromosome 5, aRanTem1.1, whole genome shotgun sequence:
- the LOC120941377 gene encoding putative GPI-anchored protein pfl2 has translation MEMSTKYKVLTLENLLCSFLCTNTNTTNATNTTNTTNTTSTNTTNATNTTNTTNTTSTNTTNTTSTNTNTTNATNTTNTTNTTSTNTTNATNTTNTTNTTSTNTTNTTSTNTNTTNATNTTNTTNTTNTTNTTNATNTTNTTNTTNTTNATNTTNTTNTTNTTSTNTTNATNTTNTTNTTSTNTTNTTNTTSTNTTNTTSTNTTNATNTTNTTNTTSTNTTNTTSTNTNTTNATNTTNTTNTTSTNTTNATNTTNTTNTTSTNTTNTTSTNTNTTNATNTTNTTNTTNTTNTTNATNTTNTTNTTNTTNATNTTNTTNTTNTTSTNTTNATNTTNTTNTTSTNTTNTTNTTSTNTTNTTSTNTNTTKATNTTNTTNTTSTNTTNTTSTNTNTTNATNTTNTTNTTSTNTTNTTSTNTNTTNATNTTNTTNTTSTNTTSTNTNTTNTTNTTSTNTPNTTSTNTNATNTTITITKTTIIINSTNITNTTMG, from the exons CCAACACCACCAACGCCACAAACACAACCAACACCACCAACACAACCAGCACCAACACCACCAACACAACCAGCACCAACACCAACACCACCAACGCCACCAACACAACCAACACCACCAACACAACCAGCACCAACACCACCAACGCCACAAACACAACCAACACCACCAACACAACCAGCACCAACACCACCAACACAACCAGCACCAACACCAACACCACCAACGCCACAAACACAACCAATACCACCAACACAACCAataccaccaacaccaccaacgCCACCAACACAACCAACACAACcaacaccaccaacaccaccaacgCCACCAACACAACCAACACAACCAACACCACCAACACAACCAGCACCAACACCACCAACGCCACAAACACAACCAACACCACCAACACAACCAGCACCAACACCACCAACACAACCAACACAACCAGCACCAACACCACCAACACAACCAGCACCAACACCACCAACGCCACAAACACAACCAACACCACCAACACAACCAGCACCAACACCACCAACACAACCAGCACCAACACCAACACCACCAACGCCACCAACACAACCAACACCACCAACACAACCAGCACCAACACCACCAACGCCACAAACACAACCAACACCACCAACACAACCAGCACCAACACCACCAACACAACCAGCACCAACACCAACACCACCAACGCCACAAACACAACCAATACCACCAACACAACCAataccaccaacaccaccaacgCCACCAACACAACCAACACAACcaacaccaccaacaccaccaacgCCACCAACACAACCAACACAACCAACACCACCAACACAACCAGCACCAACACCACCAACGCCACAAACACAACCAACACCACCAACACAACCAGCACCAACACCACCAACACAACCAACACAACCAGCACCAACACCACCAACACAACCAGCACCAACACCAACACCACCAAAGCCACAAACACAACCAACACCACCAACACAACCAGCACCAACACCACCAACACAACCAGCACCAACACCAACACCACCAACGCCACAAACACAACCAACACCACCAACACAACCAGCACCAACACCACCAACACAACCAGCACCAACACCAACACCACCAACGCCACAAACACAACCAACACCACCAACACAACCAGCACCAACACAACCAGCACCAACACCAACACCACCAACACAACCAACacaaccagcaccaacaccccCAACACAACCAGCACCAACACCAATGCTACCAAcaccaccatcaccatcaccaaaaccaccatcatcatcaactCCACGAACATCACCAACACAACCA tgggctag